One genomic window of Angustibacter sp. Root456 includes the following:
- a CDS encoding transglutaminase domain-containing protein: MTATPGGLPSAVPPPPAHLAGRDRVVPPGERLRQVGRALRPGRDQLVDAGATLVLVLVAAAGFRTSFYGPQWVVAAVLGALVGLVIAHVVQAARLPGLGPFVGLVALAAAYFLLGGPMAVRDHLVAGVLPTGRTVADLAHAAVPGWKDLLTTLAPVDATGRLVALPFLFALVGSAATYAVARRWRAPWAAVVAPLALLLLSIALGTVQPAATWLQGAGFAVVALLWLVQRASRLRSRLQSGTARTTRAGIAVGLLAVSVAAGVLAGPVLEARSGQARTVWRTDLQPPFDVAQLPSPLAGFRRYTKPNQADLFDRTLLTVRGLPEGVPLRIATLDSYDGSVWGAAGTGAIGTADPGAAFRRVGSHLATAARGREVTLTVQVPSGGYREVWLPTVGAVTALQFHGPRAEQLADQLRFNVDTDSGVLPGTIGPGDSYTLQAVVPQSPPEKLPEQLDVGSATSVDTDSVAFVDDKLDAWTGNAQDPWAKLVAVARYMRSQGAYTDGGARGSSESVYLPGHSIGRLARFVGSSQLAGDDEQYAATLALVANRLGLPARVVLGAVPEPDGRVKGKDVRAWVEVNRADGTWLTIPASAFVPDRNKTPDVQQLRSQQRQVGAQVPPPAAQNPPSLLQGPDQAQNDTKAKRAKRGPLDPRGWPDWLVRLLIFVVLPVLLLLGLHLVLVALKRRQRRRRRLVGPPSARVAAGWQDLIETSRELGRPVPRTLTRREQVPQLVGAPDDVGRLAVTADASVFGPGEPTDAEVAAYWADVDTVRDALRRDAGRWRALRADWDVRTLRSGRRRDDRKAPRR, translated from the coding sequence GTGACCGCCACACCGGGGGGCCTCCCCAGCGCGGTGCCGCCGCCACCCGCCCACCTCGCCGGCCGCGACCGCGTCGTGCCGCCGGGCGAGCGGCTGCGCCAGGTGGGGCGTGCGCTGCGTCCCGGTCGCGATCAGCTCGTCGACGCCGGGGCGACGCTGGTGCTGGTGCTCGTGGCGGCCGCCGGCTTCCGCACGTCGTTCTACGGTCCGCAGTGGGTCGTCGCGGCGGTGCTCGGCGCGCTGGTCGGCCTCGTGATCGCCCACGTCGTGCAGGCGGCGCGGTTGCCGGGGCTCGGCCCGTTCGTCGGCTTGGTGGCGCTCGCCGCCGCGTACTTCCTGCTCGGCGGCCCGATGGCCGTGCGCGACCACCTGGTGGCGGGCGTCCTACCCACCGGCCGCACCGTGGCCGACCTCGCGCACGCCGCCGTGCCCGGCTGGAAGGACCTCCTCACGACGCTCGCACCGGTCGACGCGACCGGCAGGCTCGTCGCGCTGCCGTTCCTGTTCGCCCTCGTCGGGTCGGCGGCCACCTACGCGGTCGCTCGGCGCTGGCGCGCCCCCTGGGCGGCCGTCGTCGCCCCGCTGGCGCTGCTGCTGCTGTCGATCGCGCTGGGCACGGTGCAGCCCGCCGCCACCTGGCTGCAGGGCGCCGGGTTCGCGGTGGTGGCGCTGCTGTGGCTGGTGCAGCGGGCCAGCCGGCTGCGCTCGCGCCTGCAGAGCGGCACGGCGCGCACCACCCGTGCCGGCATCGCCGTCGGGCTGCTCGCGGTGTCGGTGGCGGCCGGTGTGCTGGCCGGGCCGGTGCTCGAAGCCCGCTCCGGACAGGCCCGCACCGTCTGGCGCACCGACCTGCAGCCACCCTTCGACGTCGCCCAGCTGCCGAGCCCGCTCGCCGGCTTCCGGCGCTACACCAAGCCGAACCAGGCTGACCTGTTCGACCGCACCCTGCTCACGGTGCGTGGGCTGCCCGAGGGCGTCCCGCTTCGGATCGCCACGCTCGACAGCTACGACGGCTCGGTCTGGGGCGCGGCGGGCACCGGTGCCATCGGCACGGCCGACCCCGGCGCGGCGTTCCGGCGCGTCGGCTCGCACCTGGCCACGGCGGCGCGCGGGCGCGAGGTGACGCTCACGGTGCAGGTGCCCTCCGGCGGCTACCGCGAGGTCTGGCTGCCCACGGTGGGCGCCGTCACCGCGCTGCAGTTCCACGGCCCGCGGGCCGAGCAGCTCGCCGACCAGCTGCGGTTCAACGTCGACACCGACAGCGGCGTGCTGCCGGGCACCATCGGGCCCGGCGACTCCTACACCCTCCAGGCCGTCGTGCCGCAGTCGCCGCCGGAGAAGCTCCCCGAGCAGCTGGACGTCGGCTCGGCCACGTCCGTCGACACCGACTCCGTCGCCTTCGTCGACGACAAGCTCGACGCCTGGACCGGCAACGCTCAGGATCCCTGGGCCAAGCTGGTCGCCGTCGCCCGGTACATGCGCTCGCAGGGCGCCTACACCGACGGCGGGGCGCGCGGCAGCAGCGAGAGCGTCTACCTGCCCGGCCACAGCATCGGCCGGCTGGCGCGGTTCGTCGGCTCGAGTCAGCTCGCGGGCGACGACGAGCAGTACGCCGCCACGCTGGCCCTCGTAGCCAACCGGCTCGGGCTCCCGGCTCGCGTGGTGCTCGGCGCGGTGCCGGAGCCCGACGGCCGGGTGAAGGGCAAGGACGTGCGCGCCTGGGTCGAGGTCAACCGGGCCGACGGCACCTGGCTGACCATCCCGGCGTCCGCCTTCGTGCCCGACCGCAACAAGACGCCGGACGTCCAGCAGCTGCGGTCGCAGCAGCGGCAGGTCGGCGCCCAGGTGCCGCCACCCGCGGCACAGAACCCGCCGAGCCTGCTGCAAGGGCCCGACCAGGCGCAGAACGACACGAAGGCCAAGCGCGCCAAGCGGGGGCCCCTCGACCCGCGCGGCTGGCCCGACTGGTTGGTGCGCCTGCTGATCTTCGTCGTCCTGCCGGTGCTGCTGCTGCTCGGGCTGCACCTGGTGCTCGTCGCGCTCAAGCGGCGGCAGCGGCGGCGGCGCCGGCTGGTGGGCCCGCCGTCCGCGCGGGTGGCGGCCGGCTGGCAGGACCTCATCGAGACCTCCCGCGAGCTCGGTCGACCGGTGCCACGCACCCTCACCCGCCGCGAGCAGGTGCCTCAGCTGGTCGGGGCCCCTGACGACGTCGGCCGGCTCGCGGTGACGGCGGACGCCTCGGTGTTCGGCCCCGGTGAGCCGACCGACGCCGAGGTGGCCGCCTACTGGGCGGACGTCGACACCGTCCGCGACGCGCTGCGGCGCGACGCCGGACGCTGGCGCGCGCTGCGCGCCGACTGGGACGTGCGCACCCTGCGCAGCGGCCGACGCCGGGACGACAGGAAGGCCCCCCGACGGTGA
- a CDS encoding FtsK/SpoIIIE domain-containing protein → MKLKFSLDSPGGATTDLIATVDAATTVGDLARYLVQVDPSRRSGSASTPAGGGDFTLSHVDEGYRAVDPRLTVTEAGLRSGAHLTVTRRSDSYVDQSEPAAVAVVTTGPDAGREFPLQRGTSYVGRSRGVDVRLNDPSVSRRHAKLLVTDVVEVVDLGSANGISAGGDVVDRAMLGAAGTVSIGDTVLQIRVVETAAGVVHGSAAGVAFARSPRLSPVYEGATWKVPDLPERARKTRMPWIAIAVPALLGLGLFAFTRSPYSLLFLFLTPLMMIGMAVEQRREAKKDFEDDMRDFREDLGLLAEQIRAALATEHQVRLAELPSAQECCAAVGSLAPLVWTRRPGESGFVQWRLGTGRQPSRSTIEMPDVGRSKVEAWQETSASLEGLNAVDDVPVVADPLADGAVGVAGPRVQALAAARALVTQTVALHSPAEVVLAAFASERSARDWDWLKWLPHVASPHSPLEARHLASTGPACTALLSELEDLVAGRSLLRERQPEAPAEPVVVVLVEDDAPVDRARLVQLAERGWHRGVVVLWHAERLELLPAACRTYLHVAADGTAQVGYVGESRLYLPVAPDAVEATQALETARFMSAVVDSGAPVDDDSDLPRAVSLLSLTGPELATSPDAVIERWGESRSVLTGPYAPERLPRQPGTLRAVVGQSAQGPLTIDLRADGPHALVGGTTGSGKSELLQAWILGMAAAHSPQRVTFLLVDYKGGSAFRDCVNLPHTVGLVTDLSPHLVRRALASLSAELRHREHLLAQHHAKDLVELERRGEVDAPPSLIIVVDEFAALVQEVPEFVDGVVNVAQRGRSLGLHLVLATQRPAGVIKDNLRANTNLRLALRMADESDSTDVLDSNVAAFFDPALPGRAVSKTGPGRLTPFQTAYAGGWTADAEPTPEMAVETLTFGGAVEWLAPVDDDRPDAREALGPTDIQRLVGTITGAAAQAELPAPRKPWLPELADHYELAALPTSRRDDELVFAVGDDPDHQQQPVVSFRPDLEGNLAVFGASGSGKSVLLRSLAIAAGYTVRGGPCHVYGLDFAGRGLSMLESLPHVGAVVHGSDDERMQRLLGHLRETIDERAERYSRASAATITEYRRLANAPHEPRMLLLVDGLTAFRQANDTAKRQRWLDLFTSIAADGRPVGVHVVVAIDQRAGMWPALAAAMPTRLVLRMAHPDDYSFLSAPSDVLSLASPPGRGLLGPHELQVAVLGGTSDVSAQARAVAAFGAAMRKAGVPEAPPIRSLGDRMPLAELPPQADGRPVVGVSAESLGPQTIDPVGTFVITGPAGSGRTTAVRTVVRAVQRWRPSVEAYLLSPKRSRLRDDPLWRHVAAGQDEICELARALSRRLAEGSLAPSSLVVAVEAFGDVADGRSEDDVTELVKALVEHEQLVVVEGDTSDLSSGYGLPAVVKTSRSGIVLQPDGFEGQTLFRTDLPAVTEPDVPAGRGFVVQKGRAELAQVAVDEGGVLPIDAPADSL, encoded by the coding sequence GTGAAGCTCAAGTTCAGCCTGGACTCGCCCGGTGGCGCGACCACCGACCTCATCGCGACGGTCGACGCCGCGACCACGGTCGGCGACCTCGCGCGCTACCTCGTGCAGGTCGACCCCTCGCGGCGCTCAGGGTCGGCGAGCACGCCCGCGGGCGGCGGCGACTTCACGCTCTCGCACGTCGACGAGGGCTACCGCGCCGTCGACCCGCGCCTCACCGTCACCGAAGCCGGTCTGCGCTCCGGCGCCCACCTCACCGTCACCCGGCGCAGCGACAGCTACGTCGACCAGAGCGAGCCCGCCGCAGTGGCCGTGGTCACCACCGGTCCGGACGCCGGGCGCGAGTTCCCCCTGCAGCGCGGCACGTCGTACGTCGGGCGCAGCCGCGGCGTCGACGTCCGGCTCAATGACCCGTCGGTGTCGCGCCGGCACGCCAAGCTGCTCGTCACGGACGTCGTCGAGGTGGTCGACCTCGGCTCCGCCAACGGCATCAGCGCCGGCGGGGACGTCGTCGACCGCGCGATGCTGGGCGCGGCGGGCACGGTGAGCATCGGCGACACCGTGCTGCAGATCCGGGTGGTCGAGACCGCAGCCGGCGTGGTGCACGGATCGGCGGCCGGCGTGGCGTTCGCCCGTTCGCCGCGGCTGTCGCCGGTGTACGAGGGCGCCACGTGGAAGGTGCCTGACCTCCCCGAGCGCGCCCGCAAGACCCGCATGCCGTGGATCGCGATCGCCGTCCCCGCACTGCTCGGGCTCGGCCTGTTCGCCTTCACGCGCAGCCCGTACTCGCTGCTCTTCCTGTTCCTCACGCCGCTGATGATGATCGGCATGGCCGTCGAGCAGCGCCGCGAGGCCAAGAAGGACTTCGAGGACGACATGCGGGACTTCCGCGAGGACCTCGGCCTGCTCGCCGAGCAGATCCGGGCGGCCCTCGCGACCGAGCACCAGGTGCGCCTCGCCGAGCTGCCGTCGGCCCAGGAGTGCTGCGCCGCAGTGGGTTCGCTCGCACCGCTGGTGTGGACGCGGCGGCCTGGCGAGTCCGGCTTCGTGCAGTGGCGCCTCGGCACCGGCCGCCAACCCTCCCGCTCCACCATCGAGATGCCGGACGTCGGCCGTTCCAAGGTCGAGGCGTGGCAGGAGACGTCGGCGAGCCTCGAAGGGCTGAACGCCGTCGACGACGTCCCGGTGGTGGCCGACCCGCTGGCCGACGGTGCCGTCGGGGTCGCCGGGCCGCGGGTGCAGGCGCTCGCCGCCGCTCGGGCGCTGGTGACGCAGACGGTCGCGCTGCACTCACCGGCCGAGGTCGTGCTGGCCGCCTTCGCGTCCGAACGCAGCGCGCGCGACTGGGACTGGCTCAAGTGGCTGCCGCACGTGGCCTCGCCGCACAGCCCCCTGGAGGCGCGGCACCTCGCGAGCACCGGCCCGGCCTGCACGGCGCTGCTCAGCGAGCTGGAGGACCTCGTCGCCGGTCGCAGCCTGCTGCGCGAACGGCAGCCCGAGGCGCCCGCGGAGCCGGTGGTCGTCGTCCTGGTGGAGGACGACGCGCCGGTCGACCGGGCGCGCCTCGTGCAGCTCGCCGAGCGCGGTTGGCACCGCGGGGTGGTCGTGCTCTGGCACGCCGAGCGCCTCGAGCTGCTGCCCGCAGCCTGCCGCACCTACCTGCACGTCGCCGCCGACGGCACCGCGCAGGTCGGGTACGTCGGCGAGAGCCGGCTCTACCTGCCGGTGGCACCGGACGCCGTCGAGGCCACGCAGGCGCTCGAGACCGCCCGGTTCATGTCGGCGGTGGTCGACAGCGGCGCGCCGGTCGACGACGACAGCGACCTGCCTCGCGCCGTGTCGCTGCTCTCGCTCACCGGGCCAGAGCTCGCGACCTCGCCGGACGCCGTGATCGAGCGCTGGGGCGAGAGCCGGTCGGTGCTCACCGGCCCCTACGCCCCAGAGCGCCTGCCTCGCCAGCCCGGCACGCTGCGGGCCGTGGTCGGTCAGTCCGCGCAGGGTCCGCTCACCATCGACCTGCGGGCCGACGGCCCGCACGCACTCGTCGGCGGGACCACCGGATCGGGCAAGTCCGAGCTGCTGCAGGCCTGGATCCTCGGCATGGCCGCAGCGCACTCTCCGCAGCGGGTGACCTTCCTGCTCGTCGACTACAAGGGCGGCTCGGCCTTCCGCGACTGCGTGAACCTGCCGCACACCGTCGGCCTGGTCACTGACCTCAGCCCGCACCTCGTACGCCGCGCGCTCGCGTCGCTGTCGGCCGAGCTGCGCCACCGCGAGCACCTGCTGGCGCAGCACCATGCGAAGGACCTCGTCGAGCTCGAGCGCCGGGGTGAGGTCGACGCGCCGCCGAGCCTGATCATCGTCGTGGACGAGTTCGCGGCGCTGGTGCAGGAAGTGCCCGAGTTCGTCGACGGGGTCGTCAACGTCGCGCAGCGCGGCCGCTCACTCGGCCTGCACCTGGTGCTGGCCACCCAGCGCCCGGCCGGCGTCATCAAGGACAACCTGCGGGCCAACACCAACCTGCGCCTGGCGCTGCGGATGGCCGACGAGAGTGACAGCACCGACGTCCTCGACTCGAACGTCGCGGCCTTCTTCGACCCCGCGCTGCCCGGTCGCGCGGTGTCGAAGACGGGCCCCGGACGGCTCACTCCGTTCCAGACCGCCTACGCCGGTGGCTGGACGGCAGACGCCGAGCCGACCCCGGAGATGGCGGTCGAGACGCTCACCTTCGGCGGTGCCGTCGAGTGGCTCGCGCCGGTCGACGACGACCGGCCCGATGCCCGAGAGGCGTTGGGCCCCACCGACATCCAGCGTCTCGTCGGCACGATCACCGGGGCTGCCGCGCAGGCCGAGCTCCCTGCTCCGCGCAAGCCGTGGCTTCCGGAGCTGGCTGACCACTACGAGCTCGCCGCCCTGCCGACGTCGCGCCGTGACGACGAGCTGGTGTTCGCCGTCGGCGACGACCCCGACCACCAGCAGCAGCCGGTGGTGTCGTTCCGCCCCGACCTCGAGGGCAACCTCGCCGTCTTCGGCGCCTCGGGCTCCGGCAAGTCCGTCCTGCTGCGCAGTCTCGCCATCGCAGCGGGGTACACCGTGCGCGGCGGCCCGTGCCACGTCTACGGGCTCGACTTCGCCGGCCGCGGCCTGTCGATGCTCGAGTCGCTGCCGCACGTGGGGGCGGTCGTGCACGGCTCGGACGACGAGCGGATGCAGCGACTGCTCGGGCACCTGCGCGAGACGATCGACGAGCGGGCCGAGCGCTATTCACGGGCCAGCGCGGCGACGATCACCGAGTACCGCCGCCTCGCGAACGCACCGCACGAGCCCCGGATGCTGCTGCTCGTCGACGGGCTCACGGCGTTCCGCCAGGCCAACGACACGGCCAAGCGACAGCGCTGGCTCGACCTGTTCACCTCGATCGCCGCCGACGGGCGGCCGGTGGGCGTGCACGTCGTCGTGGCGATCGACCAGCGGGCCGGCATGTGGCCCGCGCTCGCAGCGGCGATGCCGACCCGGCTCGTCCTGCGGATGGCCCACCCTGACGACTACTCGTTCCTGTCGGCGCCCTCCGACGTGCTGAGCCTGGCCTCACCGCCGGGCCGCGGGCTGCTCGGCCCGCACGAGCTGCAGGTGGCGGTGCTGGGTGGCACGAGCGACGTGTCGGCGCAGGCCCGCGCGGTGGCCGCCTTCGGTGCGGCCATGCGCAAGGCTGGGGTGCCTGAGGCGCCGCCGATCCGCAGCCTGGGCGACCGCATGCCGCTCGCCGAGCTCCCCCCGCAGGCCGACGGCCGGCCGGTCGTGGGTGTGAGCGCCGAGTCGCTCGGGCCGCAGACCATCGACCCCGTCGGCACGTTCGTCATCACGGGCCCGGCGGGCAGCGGGCGCACGACGGCGGTGCGCACCGTCGTCCGCGCGGTGCAGCGGTGGCGTCCGTCGGTCGAGGCCTACCTGTTGTCTCCGAAGCGTTCCCGGCTGCGCGACGATCCGCTGTGGCGGCACGTCGCGGCGGGGCAGGACGAGATCTGCGAGCTGGCGCGCGCCCTGAGCCGGCGGCTGGCCGAGGGCTCGCTCGCCCCGAGCAGCCTCGTGGTGGCGGTCGAGGCGTTTGGCGACGTCGCAGACGGGCGCAGCGAGGACGACGTCACCGAGCTGGTGAAGGCGCTCGTCGAGCACGAGCAGCTCGTCGTCGTCGAGGGTGACACCTCCGACCTGTCGTCCGGCTACGGCCTGCCGGCGGTGGTCAAGACCTCGCGCAGCGGCATCGTCCTGCAGCCCGACGGCTTCGAGGGGCAGACGCTCTTTCGCACCGACCTGCCGGCCGTCACCGAGCCCGACGTCCCCGCAGGCCGCGGGTTCGTCGTCCAGAAGGGGCGGGCCGAGCTCGCGCAGGTGGCGGTCGACGAGGGGGGAGTGCTCCCCATCGACGCCCCCGCCGACTCGCTCTAG
- a CDS encoding WXG100 family type VII secretion target, whose amino-acid sequence MANAAAGGGGSFKGMTPEVVQTQANHLENLAGEIQKLIHKLETETQRLQDAWRGPDAKRFQAQWEGEHKASLKHAKKLIEEMAQTAKAEVKQQISTSH is encoded by the coding sequence ATGGCAAACGCGGCAGCAGGCGGCGGGGGCTCCTTCAAGGGCATGACCCCTGAGGTGGTGCAGACCCAGGCCAACCACCTGGAGAACCTCGCCGGCGAGATCCAGAAGCTCATCCACAAGCTCGAGACCGAGACCCAGCGGCTGCAGGACGCGTGGCGCGGCCCGGACGCCAAGCGCTTCCAGGCCCAGTGGGAGGGCGAGCACAAGGCGTCCCTGAAGCACGCCAAGAAGCTCATCGAGGAGATGGCGCAGACCGCCAAGGCCGAGGTCAAGCAGCAGATCTCGACCTCGCACTGA
- a CDS encoding WXG100 family type VII secretion target encodes MTLSQGMDIQRVREIAAQLKKDARTLDDVQSRIQNAVNRMGENWHGADASRFISDWNSHSKKLTTAASDITAMSKVCDRNADQQEAASK; translated from the coding sequence ATGACGCTCAGCCAGGGGATGGACATCCAGCGCGTGCGCGAGATCGCTGCGCAGCTGAAGAAGGACGCCCGCACGCTCGACGACGTCCAGAGCCGGATCCAGAACGCCGTCAACCGCATGGGTGAGAACTGGCACGGCGCTGACGCCAGCCGGTTCATCAGCGACTGGAACAGCCACAGCAAGAAGCTCACCACCGCCGCCAGCGACATCACGGCGATGAGCAAGGTGTGCGACCGCAACGCCGACCAGCAGGAGGCCGCCTCCAAGTGA
- a CDS encoding inositol-3-phosphate synthase: MGSVRVAIVGAGNCAASLVQGVHYYADADPNASVPGLMHVMFGDYHVKDVEFVAAFDVDAKKVGFDLSEALVSSENNTIKICDIPPLNVPVQRGHTLDGLGKYYRETIDESDAEPVDVVQVLKDTQADVLVSYLPVGSEDADKFYAQCAIDAGVAFVNALPVFIASDPEWAKKFEDAGVPIVGDDIKSQVGATITHRVMAKLFEDRGVVLDRTYQLNVGGNMDFKNMLERDRLESKKVSKTQAVTSNIGHDLGARNVHIGPSDYVQWLDDRKWAYVRLEGRAFGDVPLNLEYKLEVWDSPNSAGIIIDAIRAAKIAKDRGIGGPLLSASSYLMKSPPVQQPDDLGRESVEAFIRGDIER; this comes from the coding sequence ATGGGATCCGTCCGTGTCGCCATCGTCGGCGCCGGTAACTGCGCCGCCTCGCTCGTCCAGGGCGTGCACTACTACGCCGACGCCGACCCGAACGCGTCCGTGCCGGGTCTGATGCACGTGATGTTCGGTGACTACCACGTCAAGGACGTCGAGTTCGTCGCCGCCTTCGACGTCGACGCCAAGAAGGTCGGCTTCGACCTGTCCGAGGCGCTGGTGTCGAGCGAGAACAACACCATCAAGATCTGCGACATCCCGCCGCTGAACGTCCCGGTGCAGCGCGGCCACACGCTCGACGGCCTCGGCAAGTACTACCGCGAGACCATCGACGAGTCCGACGCCGAGCCGGTGGACGTCGTCCAGGTGCTCAAGGACACGCAGGCCGACGTGCTCGTCTCCTACCTGCCGGTGGGCTCCGAGGACGCCGACAAGTTCTACGCCCAGTGCGCCATCGACGCGGGCGTCGCCTTCGTCAACGCCCTGCCCGTCTTCATCGCCTCCGACCCCGAGTGGGCCAAGAAGTTCGAGGACGCCGGTGTGCCGATCGTCGGCGACGACATCAAGTCGCAGGTCGGTGCCACCATCACCCACCGCGTGATGGCCAAGCTGTTCGAGGACCGCGGCGTCGTGCTCGACCGCACCTACCAGCTGAACGTCGGCGGCAACATGGACTTCAAGAACATGCTCGAGCGCGACCGCCTGGAGTCCAAGAAGGTCTCCAAGACCCAGGCCGTGACGTCGAACATCGGCCACGACCTCGGTGCGCGCAACGTGCACATCGGCCCGTCGGACTACGTGCAGTGGCTCGACGACCGCAAGTGGGCGTACGTGCGCCTCGAGGGCCGCGCGTTCGGTGACGTCCCGCTGAACCTCGAGTACAAGCTCGAGGTGTGGGACTCCCCGAACTCGGCCGGCATCATCATCGACGCCATCCGCGCGGCGAAGATCGCCAAGGACCGCGGCATCGGCGGCCCGCTGCTGTCGGCGTCGTCGTACCTCATGAAGTCCCCGCCGGTGCAGCAGCCGGACGACCTCGGCCGCGAGAGCGTCGAGGCCTTCATCCGCGGCGACATCGAGCGGTAG
- a CDS encoding PadR family transcriptional regulator, which yields MARRSDVLDLAVLGLLHDSPLHGYELRKRLSTVLGPFRALSYGTLYPCLKHLSDQGWITQSSADGEGTGRRARIVYELTAAGKEHFETLVDESGPTSWEDESFGVRFAFFARTPTDVRLRILEGRRSRLEERLDSVSSSVARNRERADQYTLELQRHGLESVQREVRWLNELISNERRDAGATDSTTDRTTP from the coding sequence ATGGCACGTCGCTCCGACGTCCTCGACCTCGCGGTCCTCGGGCTGCTGCACGACAGCCCCCTGCACGGCTACGAGCTGCGCAAGCGGCTCTCGACCGTGCTCGGGCCCTTCCGCGCGCTCAGCTACGGCACGCTCTACCCCTGCCTGAAGCACCTGTCGGACCAGGGCTGGATCACCCAGTCCAGCGCCGACGGCGAGGGCACCGGGCGGCGCGCCCGCATCGTCTACGAGCTCACCGCTGCCGGCAAGGAGCACTTCGAGACGCTCGTCGACGAGTCGGGGCCGACGTCCTGGGAGGACGAGAGCTTCGGCGTCCGGTTCGCGTTCTTCGCGCGCACGCCCACCGACGTGCGGCTGCGCATCCTCGAGGGGCGCCGCAGCCGGCTCGAGGAGCGGCTCGACTCCGTGAGCAGCTCGGTGGCTCGCAACCGTGAGCGCGCCGACCAGTACACGCTCGAGCTGCAGCGGCACGGGCTGGAGTCGGTGCAGCGCGAGGTGCGCTGGCTCAACGAGCTCATCTCGAACGAGCGCCGCGACGCCGGCGCAACCGACAGCACGACTGACCGCACCACCCCCTGA